In the Enterococcus rotai genome, TATGGTATGGTCGTTGATAAATTTGGAATCAATTGGATGCTTAATTACTCTGATGAGGCTTGATTTTAAAGTTTAACACTATACATTTAATGAAAGATCACCAAGCTAGCACAAACTGCTGCGTTTATTGGTGGTCTTTTTATGTTCGTAGCAAGTACTTAAGATCATTGTTTCATTTGGTTTGATTTCTGCTATAATGATTGAGGAAATAGTAAGGAGTGAGCGAGTTTGATTGGTTATCTATATCTTTTTGTAGCTATAATAAGTGAGGTCATTGCCACAAATTTATTAAAAGCGACGGATGGTTTCAGTAAATTAATTCCATCTGTAGAATGCTTGATCGCTTATGTAGTTTGTTTTTACAGTTTATCAAAAGCAATAAAATATATGCCATTAAATGTAGCGTATGCATTATGGGGAGCAGTGGGTATCATCTTAATTACTGTTTTTTCTGTTGTCTATTGGAAAGAACAAATCAATACACCCACGATTATCGGA is a window encoding:
- a CDS encoding DMT family transporter, coding for MGYLYLFVAIISEVIATNLLKATDGFSKLIPSVECLIAYVVCFYSLSKAIKYMPLNVAYALWGAVGIILITVFSVVYWKEQINTPTIIGLGFIVIGTVLVNVFGTGH